The following DNA comes from Anaerostipes rhamnosivorans.
ATTATAGAAAAGGGTCTGTAAATCAGGAGGTGCTATGATACTGGATCGTGAAGAAATAGGGAGAAGAATTTATAAGATCAGGAAAGAGAATGGTTATACGTTAGAGGAATTTGGACAGATAATAGGAGGTGTTACAAAAGCGTCTGCTTTTGCTTGGGAACATGGTATTCATCTGACAAAAGAAGAACGATTAGAGAAGATCGCTGATCTTGGAGGGATTTCTCTTTCTGAATTACTTTTTGGTCACCCGGAGAGTTGTTTTAAAAAGAAGTGCTTTGATGTAGAACACTATGGAACACTTATAGATGATTATGAGAAGGAATGTGCAGGAAAGTGGATTAGACAAAAAATTTACGTTTATGAAGAAAAAATGTATTTGGAAACATGGTATAACGG
Coding sequences within:
- a CDS encoding helix-turn-helix domain-containing protein encodes the protein MILDREEIGRRIYKIRKENGYTLEEFGQIIGGVTKASAFAWEHGIHLTKEERLEKIADLGGISLSELLFGHPESCFKKKCFDVEHYGTLIDDYEKECAGKWIRQKIYVYEEKMYLETWYNGDRIQFVELW